The proteins below come from a single Triticum aestivum cultivar Chinese Spring chromosome 5D, IWGSC CS RefSeq v2.1, whole genome shotgun sequence genomic window:
- the LOC123125847 gene encoding probable histone H2A.5, producing the protein MDASAAGAVPKAKKYVVGRKLGGGPRKQAVARSVKAGLQFPVGRIGRFLKKGRYAQRVGMGAPVYLASVLEYLAAELLELAGNAAKDNKKARIIPRHLVLAIRNDQELGRLLAGVTIAHGGVLPNINPVLLPKKTAEKAPKSPKKAAKSPKKA; encoded by the coding sequence ATGGACGCCTCAGCCGCCGGCGCCGTTCCGAAGGCGAAGAAGTACGTGGTGGGGCGCAAGCTCGGCGGCGGCCCCAGGAAGCAGGCGGTGGCGCGGTCCGTCAAGGCCGGGCTGCAGTTCCCCGTCGGCCGCATCGGGCGCTTCCTCAAGAAGGGCCGCTATGCGCAGCGCGTCGGCATGGGCGCCCCCGTCTACCTCGCCTCCGTCCTCGAGTACCTCGccgccgagctcctggagctcgccGGGAACGCCGCCAAGGACAACAAGAAGGCCCGCATCATCCCGCGCCACCTGGTGCTCGCCATCCGGAACGACCAGGAGCTCGGCAGGCTGCTCGCCGGCGTCACCATCGCCCACGGCGGCGTGCTGCCCAACATCAACCCCGTGCTGCTCCCCAAGAAGACCGCCGAGAAGGCGCCCAAGTCGCCCAAGAAGGCCGCCAAGTCCCCCAAGAAGGCTTAG